In bacterium, one DNA window encodes the following:
- a CDS encoding helical backbone metal receptor: protein MHGTHTTLVPGGRYATRSAWLGPAFAAPARRIVSLVPSLTDALFMLGAGDALVGRTEFCVRPEKALAVPAFGGTKNCRVDEILALSPDVVLANKEENVRRRVEEIAERAPVLLTDPGAPHDAPALWEELGYITGRRDAARELAGEVTRLCGEMHAAAQTGPRPRVVYLVWKDPWMVAGHDTYISRLLAAAGIENALPGEYERFPQIEPGALLSIDADAMLYSTEPYAFELPRDLLEGPRDAIARGGGRFDIPDRPSAFLVDAVPLSWYPSQTAKGLAAAARLRDAIIAAELSGAGDAF, encoded by the coding sequence ATGCACGGCACGCACACCACCCTCGTTCCCGGCGGGCGATACGCGACCCGAAGCGCGTGGCTTGGCCCCGCGTTCGCCGCGCCTGCCCGGCGCATCGTATCGCTGGTGCCGAGCCTGACCGATGCGCTTTTCATGCTCGGCGCGGGCGATGCGCTTGTCGGACGCACGGAGTTTTGCGTTCGGCCCGAGAAGGCGCTTGCCGTGCCCGCGTTCGGCGGAACGAAAAACTGCCGCGTCGATGAGATCCTCGCCCTGTCGCCCGATGTCGTACTCGCCAACAAGGAAGAGAACGTGCGCCGCCGCGTGGAGGAGATCGCCGAACGCGCGCCCGTGCTGTTGACCGACCCCGGCGCGCCGCACGACGCGCCCGCGCTTTGGGAGGAGCTTGGTTACATCACGGGCCGCCGCGACGCCGCGCGCGAGTTGGCCGGCGAGGTCACGCGCCTTTGCGGCGAGATGCACGCCGCCGCGCAAACCGGCCCGCGCCCGCGCGTCGTCTATCTGGTATGGAAAGACCCGTGGATGGTCGCGGGGCACGACACCTACATTTCGCGCCTGCTCGCCGCGGCGGGAATCGAGAATGCGCTGCCGGGCGAATACGAGCGCTTTCCGCAAATCGAGCCCGGCGCGCTCCTTTCGATCGACGCCGACGCGATGTTGTATTCGACCGAGCCCTACGCGTTCGAGCTGCCGCGCGATCTGCTCGAAGGCCCCCGTGATGCGATCGCGCGAGGCGGCGGGCGATTCGACATCCCCGACCGGCCGAGCGCGTTTCTTGTCGATGCGGTGCCCTTGTCCTGGTATCCGTCGCAAACCGCGAAGGGCCTTGCCGCCGCCGCGCGGCTGCGTGACGCGATCATCGCCGCGGAGCTATCCGGCGCGGGCGACGCATTTTGA
- a CDS encoding calcium/sodium antiporter, with product MTLFLFLLGLVALLVGAELLVRGAARLAVAAGITPLVVGLTVVAFGTSSPELAVSVNSSLDGAPGIALGNVVGSNIFNILFILGLAAIISPLSVKAQLVRLDVPLMIVVSVAAWGMAYDGRIGRVDGAILFAVLAAYLVVLVRKSRRETREIKKEFEAEFGEAAEGPRDYAVNGALIAAGLVLLAVGSRWLVAGAVAFATRLGISEIVIGLTIIAAGTSLPEVAASAMASYRGERDIAVGNAVGSNIFNILCVLALTAIVAPGGGVPVPAQAFAFDLPVMIAVAVVCFPVFFSYGSITRTEGAVLVALYAVYTTHLVLTTTSHPFAPTFRAIALYALVPAAAAFILGHFALEVRRAMGKAH from the coding sequence GTGACGCTCTTCCTTTTCCTCCTTGGCCTTGTCGCCTTGCTCGTCGGCGCGGAGCTTCTCGTGCGCGGCGCGGCGCGGCTTGCGGTCGCCGCCGGCATCACGCCTCTTGTCGTCGGGCTGACCGTTGTCGCGTTCGGCACGAGCAGCCCGGAGCTTGCCGTGTCCGTGAATTCGAGCCTCGACGGCGCGCCGGGAATCGCGCTTGGCAACGTCGTCGGCAGCAATATTTTCAATATCCTTTTCATCCTGGGCCTGGCCGCGATCATTTCGCCGCTTTCGGTGAAGGCGCAGCTCGTGCGCCTGGACGTGCCGCTCATGATCGTCGTGTCCGTCGCCGCCTGGGGGATGGCATACGACGGCCGGATCGGGCGCGTCGACGGCGCGATCCTGTTCGCGGTGCTCGCCGCGTACCTTGTCGTCCTTGTCCGCAAGAGCCGCCGCGAGACCCGCGAGATCAAAAAGGAGTTCGAAGCCGAATTCGGCGAGGCCGCCGAAGGCCCCAGGGATTACGCGGTCAACGGCGCGCTCATCGCCGCCGGCCTCGTGCTTTTGGCCGTCGGATCGCGCTGGCTCGTCGCCGGGGCGGTGGCCTTCGCGACGCGCCTTGGCATCTCGGAGATCGTCATCGGCCTGACGATCATCGCGGCGGGCACGTCGCTGCCGGAGGTCGCCGCGAGCGCGATGGCCTCGTATCGCGGCGAGCGCGACATCGCCGTCGGCAACGCGGTGGGCAGCAACATCTTCAACATCCTGTGCGTGCTGGCCTTGACGGCCATCGTCGCGCCCGGAGGCGGCGTTCCGGTACCCGCGCAAGCCTTCGCGTTTGATCTCCCCGTGATGATCGCGGTCGCCGTCGTGTGTTTTCCGGTCTTCTTTTCGTACGGATCGATCACGCGGACCGAAGGCGCGGTTCTGGTGGCGCTTTATGCCGTCTACACGACGCATCTCGTCCTGACGACGACATCGCACCCCTTCGCGCCGACGTTCCGCGCGATCGCCCTGTACGCCCTGGTGCCCGCCGCGGCCGCGTTCATCCTCGGCCACTTCGCGCTCGAGGTGCGGCGGGCGATGGGGAAAGCGCACTAA
- the lpdA gene encoding dihydrolipoyl dehydrogenase — protein MVMGEFTEKTEVVVIGAGPGGYVAALRAADLGKEVILIERRPQDGGVCLLEGCIPSKTLIAAVETIHTAMAAKEMGVTFKDLAVDIDAMRAFKEKVVGDLSRGVSGLLKGRGVTTVRGSAHFTDSKTLRVEGDENAASDLAGVKFEHAIIATGSRPALPPFARGVEGVWDSTAALELREIPKRLLVVGGGYIGLELGLVYAGLGSKVAVVELLPGLLAGMDPDLVRVVKKSCEARFESLRLSTKVTAIKKQKSGFAVTIETGGKSVTETFDRVLVAVGRRPNTDDLGLDKTGVKVREDGFIEVDETRRTAETNIFAIGDVTPGPMLAHKASREGKVAAEVIAGHPSAFDNRAIPAVVFTDPELVSAGLTEAEAKNAGLNVNVARFPLAALGRAKTIGRTEGVVKIVADKDSGLLLGIGIAAPHASEMIAECALAIEMGATLEDLASTIHPHPTLSESIMEAAETALGACVHVARPKKK, from the coding sequence ATGGTGATGGGCGAGTTCACCGAGAAGACCGAGGTCGTCGTCATCGGCGCGGGACCGGGCGGCTACGTCGCCGCGCTGCGCGCCGCGGATCTCGGCAAGGAGGTCATCCTCATCGAGCGCCGGCCGCAAGACGGCGGCGTGTGCCTGCTCGAGGGCTGCATTCCGTCAAAAACGCTCATCGCCGCGGTCGAGACGATCCACACCGCGATGGCGGCGAAGGAGATGGGGGTCACGTTCAAGGACCTGGCGGTGGACATCGACGCGATGCGCGCCTTCAAGGAAAAGGTCGTCGGCGACTTGTCGAGGGGCGTGTCGGGGCTATTGAAGGGGCGTGGCGTCACCACGGTGCGCGGCTCGGCGCACTTCACCGATTCGAAAACGCTGCGCGTGGAGGGCGACGAAAACGCGGCCTCGGACCTGGCCGGCGTCAAGTTCGAACACGCCATCATCGCCACCGGCTCGCGCCCCGCGCTGCCGCCGTTCGCGCGCGGGGTGGAGGGCGTGTGGGACTCGACCGCGGCGCTCGAATTGCGCGAAATCCCCAAGCGCCTTCTTGTCGTCGGCGGCGGATACATCGGACTGGAACTCGGGCTCGTGTACGCGGGGCTCGGCTCGAAGGTCGCCGTCGTCGAACTGCTTCCGGGCCTCCTTGCCGGCATGGACCCCGACCTGGTGCGCGTCGTGAAAAAATCGTGCGAGGCGCGATTCGAATCGTTGCGCCTTTCGACGAAAGTCACGGCGATCAAGAAACAGAAGTCCGGTTTCGCCGTGACGATCGAAACCGGCGGAAAGTCCGTGACGGAAACCTTCGACCGCGTCCTGGTCGCCGTCGGCCGACGCCCGAACACAGACGATCTGGGGCTCGACAAGACGGGCGTGAAGGTTCGCGAGGACGGATTCATCGAGGTGGACGAGACGCGGCGCACCGCCGAAACGAACATCTTCGCCATCGGCGACGTGACGCCCGGCCCGATGCTCGCTCACAAGGCGAGCCGCGAAGGCAAGGTCGCCGCGGAGGTCATCGCCGGGCATCCGAGCGCGTTCGACAACCGTGCGATCCCCGCGGTGGTGTTCACCGATCCGGAGCTCGTTTCCGCGGGACTTACGGAGGCCGAGGCGAAGAACGCCGGCCTGAACGTGAATGTCGCCCGCTTCCCGCTTGCCGCGCTTGGCCGGGCGAAAACCATCGGACGCACCGAAGGCGTCGTGAAGATCGTCGCCGACAAGGACAGCGGCCTTCTGCTTGGGATCGGCATCGCCGCGCCACACGCCTCAGAGATGATCGCGGAATGCGCGCTCGCTATCGAAATGGGGGCGACGCTCGAAGACCTGGCCTCGACGATCCACCCGCACCCGACGCTCTCCGAGTCAATCATGGAGGCGGCGGAGACGGCGCTCGGCGCGTGCGTGCACGTCGCGCGGCCGAAAAAGAAATGA